A genome region from Labilibaculum antarcticum includes the following:
- a CDS encoding SulP family inorganic anion transporter, producing the protein MVDFFRKKAANSKDDILSGLTVALALVPEAVAFSFVAGVDPLVGLYAAFMVGLITSVFGGRPGMISGATGAMAVVLVSLVKEGNDMGMAMANPIQDMGLNYLFATVVLAGVLQFLAGTFKFGKFVRLIPHPVMMGFVNGLAIVIFMSQLGMFKDVSGGEPTWLQGIDLYTMIGLVVLTMGIMYFLPKITTKIPAALIAILSVSAIAIFGGLDVSTVGSFIRDGGGTGLKGGLPTFQSQLFAMVPLNWTTITFILPYAAILAAIGLIESLMTLNLLDEITNTRGNGNRECMAQGAANIVTGFFGGMGGCAMIGQSLINVKSGGRGRLSGIVAASTLLIFILFASPYIEMVPIAALVGVMFMVVIGTFAWATFNVLGKIPKADAFVLILVTGLTVVFDLAIAVLVGVIVSALAFSWDNARKIRARKSIRENGTKVYEIWGPLFFGSITTFNNKFDVENDPESVEIDFIESRVADHSGIEAISNLVQKYESAGKTIKLKHLSHDCIILLQRADDHFKTVILRDIDDPRYYVVTDKAKIG; encoded by the coding sequence ATGGTAGATTTTTTTAGAAAGAAAGCAGCAAATTCAAAAGATGATATTTTATCGGGATTAACTGTAGCTCTTGCACTGGTGCCAGAAGCGGTTGCCTTTTCTTTTGTTGCGGGAGTAGATCCTTTGGTTGGACTATACGCAGCCTTTATGGTTGGTTTAATTACTTCCGTTTTTGGTGGTCGTCCAGGAATGATTTCCGGTGCTACAGGAGCCATGGCAGTTGTTTTAGTAAGCCTTGTAAAAGAAGGAAACGATATGGGAATGGCAATGGCTAACCCAATTCAAGATATGGGATTGAACTACTTGTTTGCTACGGTTGTACTGGCTGGTGTTCTTCAGTTTTTAGCGGGTACTTTTAAGTTTGGTAAATTCGTCAGACTCATTCCCCACCCTGTTATGATGGGATTTGTGAATGGTTTGGCAATCGTAATTTTCATGTCACAACTAGGCATGTTTAAAGATGTTTCGGGCGGAGAACCAACTTGGTTACAAGGCATAGATCTGTATACTATGATTGGTTTGGTTGTCTTAACCATGGGTATCATGTATTTTCTTCCAAAAATCACAACTAAAATACCTGCAGCTCTAATTGCTATATTAAGCGTTTCAGCCATTGCTATATTTGGTGGATTAGATGTTAGTACTGTTGGATCATTTATTAGAGATGGAGGCGGTACTGGTCTAAAAGGTGGTTTGCCAACTTTCCAAAGTCAGTTATTTGCTATGGTACCTTTAAACTGGACCACGATTACATTTATATTGCCTTATGCCGCAATTCTGGCCGCAATTGGATTAATTGAATCTTTAATGACCTTGAATTTACTAGATGAAATTACCAACACTCGTGGAAATGGAAACCGCGAATGTATGGCTCAAGGTGCTGCGAATATAGTAACCGGATTTTTCGGTGGTATGGGTGGATGTGCCATGATTGGTCAATCGCTGATTAATGTAAAATCAGGTGGACGAGGAAGATTATCGGGTATTGTTGCTGCCTCGACCTTATTAATATTTATTCTTTTTGCCTCTCCTTATATCGAAATGGTGCCAATCGCAGCACTTGTAGGTGTAATGTTTATGGTTGTAATCGGAACATTTGCCTGGGCTACCTTTAACGTACTGGGAAAAATACCAAAAGCCGATGCCTTTGTACTGATTTTGGTAACTGGCTTAACCGTTGTCTTCGACCTTGCTATTGCTGTATTGGTTGGTGTTATTGTTAGCGCACTTGCCTTTTCATGGGACAATGCCCGTAAAATTCGTGCAAGAAAATCGATTCGAGAAAATGGAACTAAAGTGTATGAAATCTGGGGTCCTTTGTTCTTCGGATCCATCACTACTTTCAATAACAAATTTGATGTGGAAAACGATCCAGAGTCTGTCGAAATTGATTTTATAGAATCGCGTGTGGCTGACCATTCGGGAATAGAAGCAATTAGTAATTTGGTTCAAAAGTATGAAAGTGCAGGAAAAACTATTAAATTGAAACACTTAAGTCATGACTGTATTATCTTACTGCAACGTGCTGATGATCATTTCAAAACTGTGATCTTACGAGATATAGATGATCCTAGATACTATGTTGTTACCGATAAAGCTAAAATTGGCTAA
- a CDS encoding C1 family peptidase, translating into MKNRFLIAIILVFALLQTSSAQKKKDVKKSYQFTIDKQLKATPVKNQNRSGTCWSYATISFLESEIIRLGKEEMDLSEMFIVNRNYHLRATDYVRFHGMKSFSAGAEGWDVLNVVKDFGLIPQSAYSGNTFDETMPVHGEMDEVLKAYVDAVVKNKNKKITPVWMKGFDGILDAYLGEIPETFTVEGKEYTPKSFRDNLGLNMDDYITITSYTHHPFYESFIFEGPDNWSLGEVYNLPMDEMMQVVDNAIENGYSLAWGSDVSEKGFSHRKGVAVVPETETKSMDDAEISKWETMSKDEKSAYGLDFPVEEKVITQAMRQKAFDNYESTEDHLMHMVGTAKDQNGSKYYLIKNSWGTDNNSHGGYFYASKAFVQYKTIGLLLHKDAIPAEIAKKLGLK; encoded by the coding sequence ATGAAGAACAGATTTTTAATTGCAATCATCCTTGTTTTTGCACTATTACAAACATCTTCGGCCCAAAAAAAGAAAGATGTAAAGAAAAGCTATCAATTTACTATCGACAAACAATTGAAGGCAACGCCTGTTAAAAATCAGAACCGTTCGGGAACTTGCTGGTCTTATGCAACAATTTCATTTCTGGAATCGGAAATCATTCGTTTGGGAAAAGAGGAGATGGATCTTTCGGAGATGTTTATCGTGAACCGGAACTATCATTTACGCGCAACAGATTATGTCCGTTTTCACGGGATGAAAAGTTTTTCTGCCGGAGCAGAAGGCTGGGATGTTCTGAATGTGGTAAAGGATTTTGGTTTGATACCGCAGTCGGCTTATTCAGGAAATACTTTCGATGAAACAATGCCTGTGCATGGTGAGATGGATGAGGTTTTGAAAGCCTATGTTGATGCTGTTGTAAAAAATAAGAACAAGAAGATTACTCCGGTTTGGATGAAAGGATTTGATGGCATTCTGGACGCTTATTTAGGAGAGATTCCTGAGACTTTCACTGTTGAAGGAAAAGAATATACGCCTAAATCGTTTCGCGATAACCTGGGCTTGAATATGGACGATTACATTACAATTACCTCTTATACTCACCATCCGTTTTACGAAAGCTTTATTTTCGAAGGACCGGACAACTGGTCGTTAGGAGAGGTTTACAACTTGCCGATGGACGAAATGATGCAGGTTGTTGATAACGCCATCGAGAATGGATACAGTCTTGCCTGGGGAAGTGATGTGAGCGAAAAAGGATTCTCTCATCGAAAAGGTGTTGCTGTAGTTCCCGAAACCGAAACCAAGAGCATGGATGACGCTGAAATTTCGAAATGGGAGACCATGAGCAAAGATGAAAAATCGGCTTACGGCTTGGATTTTCCTGTCGAGGAAAAAGTGATTACTCAGGCAATGCGCCAAAAGGCTTTCGACAACTACGAATCAACCGAGGATCATTTGATGCACATGGTAGGAACTGCGAAAGATCAAAACGGCAGTAAGTACTACTTAATTAAGAACTCGTGGGGAACAGATAACAATTCTCACGGAGGGTATTTTTATGCATCGAAAGCATTTGTGCAGTACAAAACTATAGGCTTGTTGCTTCATAAAGATGCTATTCCTGCTGAGATCGCCAAGAAATTGGGGTTGAAATAA
- a CDS encoding dipeptidyl-peptidase 3 family protein — MKKTASIALLLAMTLGFVACNEKPAKQAEVTPTQKLVNQYAEVELTTDISILSENEKQMLPILMDVADIMEELFWMDAVGNKADFLAKLTDPAAIEYSKINYGPWDRLNNNEAFLSGFEAKPKGANFYPADMTQEEFDAIDNEMKTDWYTKIQRDENGELKVVPYHVAYQEQLKKASKLLIQASELAEDAGLKNYLELRADALLTDNYLASDLAWMDMKNNTIDFVVGPIETYEDALYGYKASHSGQILVKDKVWSEKLSKFASLLPRLQEGLPVPAEYKAEKANANADMNVYDEIYSAGDCNAGSKNIAINLPNDPRVHAQKGSRKLQLKNVMKAKFDKILVPISDLLMDESQRKNITFDAFFENVMFHEVAHGLGIKYTLKDQESVRKVLKDTYTSIEEGKADILGLYMITQMAEWGELDADKLMDNYVTFMAGIFRSVRFGASSAHGKANMIRFYFFEEQGAFTRNAETGTYKVNFEKMKAAMNELGKQILIIQGDGNYEAAKQMIADRGFIREDLQKDLDRVNNAGIPKDIVYKQGVTVLGL, encoded by the coding sequence ATGAAAAAAACCGCATCTATTGCATTATTGCTGGCCATGACTTTAGGCTTTGTAGCATGTAATGAAAAACCAGCCAAACAAGCTGAGGTTACCCCAACACAAAAATTAGTGAATCAATATGCCGAAGTTGAATTAACAACTGACATAAGTATACTAAGCGAAAATGAAAAGCAGATGCTTCCTATTCTAATGGACGTTGCTGATATCATGGAAGAATTATTCTGGATGGATGCAGTTGGCAATAAAGCTGATTTTTTGGCTAAGCTTACCGATCCTGCTGCAATTGAATATTCAAAAATAAACTATGGTCCTTGGGATCGTTTGAATAATAACGAAGCTTTCCTTTCCGGATTTGAGGCAAAACCTAAAGGTGCTAACTTTTATCCTGCCGACATGACTCAAGAGGAGTTTGATGCAATTGATAACGAGATGAAAACCGATTGGTACACCAAAATTCAGCGCGATGAAAATGGGGAACTAAAAGTAGTTCCTTACCATGTAGCTTACCAGGAACAACTTAAAAAAGCTTCCAAATTATTAATACAAGCTTCTGAATTAGCTGAAGATGCCGGTTTAAAAAATTATCTGGAATTGCGTGCTGACGCCCTTCTTACTGATAATTACCTTGCTTCTGATTTAGCTTGGATGGACATGAAAAACAACACAATCGATTTTGTTGTTGGTCCTATCGAAACTTACGAAGACGCTCTTTACGGATACAAAGCTTCACATTCAGGTCAGATTTTAGTAAAAGATAAAGTTTGGAGTGAAAAACTATCAAAATTTGCTTCTTTACTACCTCGTCTTCAGGAAGGTCTTCCTGTTCCTGCCGAGTACAAAGCCGAAAAAGCGAACGCTAATGCGGACATGAATGTTTACGATGAAATTTATTCTGCAGGTGACTGTAATGCGGGTAGCAAGAATATTGCGATTAACCTTCCTAACGATCCTCGTGTTCACGCACAAAAAGGGTCAAGAAAATTGCAATTGAAAAATGTAATGAAGGCTAAATTCGATAAGATCTTAGTTCCTATTTCTGATTTACTGATGGATGAGAGCCAACGTAAAAACATAACTTTTGATGCTTTCTTCGAGAATGTAATGTTTCATGAAGTGGCTCACGGTTTGGGAATTAAATACACATTGAAAGATCAGGAAAGTGTTCGTAAAGTATTGAAAGATACTTACACCTCTATTGAAGAAGGGAAAGCTGACATTCTTGGTTTATATATGATTACTCAAATGGCTGAATGGGGCGAATTGGATGCCGACAAGTTGATGGACAATTATGTGACCTTCATGGCCGGAATTTTCCGTTCTGTACGTTTCGGAGCTTCCAGTGCTCACGGAAAAGCGAATATGATTCGTTTCTATTTCTTCGAAGAGCAAGGTGCTTTTACCCGAAATGCTGAAACCGGAACTTACAAAGTAAATTTCGAAAAAATGAAAGCAGCGATGAACGAATTGGGAAAACAAATCCTAATTATCCAAGGTGATGGTAACTACGAAGCTGCGAAGCAAATGATTGCTGACAGAGGTTTTATTCGTGAAGATCTTCAAAAAGATTTGGATCGTGTAAACAATGCTGGTATCCCTAAAGATATCGTTTACAAGCAAGGAGTTACAGTTTTAGGATTGTAA
- a CDS encoding nitric-oxide reductase large subunit, with protein sequence MKTKRLWYGFIAVMVLSFAVLLYFGREIYREKPPIPDQIVTSSGEVIVSGQDIRDGQNVWQSIGGQEVGSIWGHGAYQAPDWTADWLHREAMFLLDFWGNADFGTNYEGLNNEQKAALEARVQKEMRTNTYDVTSRNLVISDLRAKGIKAIGDHFTGVFMDGEAQAKLRDAYAIPANTVKDLARMEKMNAFFFWATWATVTERPGQEITYTNNWPPEKLVGNRPTSALLLWTGFSIIILLAGIGWMGWFYATNRDKEEHIDMPLENPIMGTKMFPSMKATLKYFWVVTLLMLVQITAGVITAHYGVEGSAFYGIPLDQWLPYSVTRTWHVQIGIFWIATSWLATGLFFAPAIAGKDPKYQKLGVNILFISLLVIVVGSLAGQWMGIMQKLGYTENFWFGHQGYEYVDLGRFWQIFLFAGLFIWLGLMARALLPALRQRTENRNLLIMFLIASLAIASFYGAGLMWGQQTHLAIAEYWRWWVVHLWVEGFFEVFATVIIAFLFVRMKLIGAKVATTTVLFTTIIFLSGGILGTFHHLYFSGTPVAVLALGASFSALEVVPLVFMGFEAYHNIKLTRSGNWIDAYKWPIYCFVAVAFWNFLGAGIFGFLINPPVALYYMQGLNTTAVHGHTALFGVYGFLGIGLMLFVLRDMDLTVKWKEGPIKFAFWAINIGLLLMVLISVLPIGLAQTWASVEVGLWYARSAEFMQQDYMSTLKWMRVFGDTIFAAGMFALAYHIFGLKFGWTIEKKK encoded by the coding sequence ATGAAAACCAAGAGATTATGGTACGGATTTATTGCGGTGATGGTTTTATCATTTGCAGTTCTTCTTTATTTTGGACGGGAGATTTATCGTGAAAAGCCTCCAATTCCAGATCAAATTGTTACTTCTTCGGGAGAAGTGATTGTAAGTGGTCAGGATATTAGGGATGGACAAAATGTTTGGCAATCCATAGGAGGGCAGGAAGTCGGCTCTATCTGGGGACACGGAGCTTACCAAGCTCCCGATTGGACAGCCGACTGGTTGCATCGTGAAGCAATGTTTTTGTTGGACTTCTGGGGAAATGCTGATTTTGGCACTAACTACGAAGGTTTAAATAACGAACAGAAAGCAGCCTTAGAGGCTCGTGTGCAGAAAGAAATGCGTACGAATACTTATGATGTTACGTCAAGGAATCTGGTGATTTCAGACTTAAGAGCAAAAGGAATTAAAGCCATTGGCGATCATTTCACCGGCGTTTTTATGGATGGCGAAGCGCAGGCAAAATTGCGTGATGCTTATGCTATTCCTGCAAATACCGTTAAAGATCTGGCGCGAATGGAAAAGATGAATGCTTTTTTCTTTTGGGCAACATGGGCTACGGTTACTGAGAGGCCCGGACAGGAAATTACCTATACGAATAACTGGCCACCCGAAAAATTGGTTGGCAACAGACCTACCAGTGCATTACTACTCTGGACAGGCTTTAGTATCATTATACTTTTGGCAGGAATTGGCTGGATGGGCTGGTTTTATGCAACAAATAGAGATAAAGAGGAACACATTGATATGCCGCTGGAAAATCCAATAATGGGCACAAAGATGTTTCCATCGATGAAAGCAACTTTAAAATATTTTTGGGTTGTGACTTTACTGATGCTGGTGCAAATAACGGCCGGGGTAATAACGGCACACTACGGAGTAGAGGGCAGTGCTTTTTACGGAATTCCTCTGGATCAATGGTTACCTTATTCCGTAACCCGAACCTGGCATGTACAAATTGGAATTTTCTGGATTGCGACATCGTGGTTGGCAACAGGTTTATTCTTTGCCCCGGCAATTGCAGGTAAAGACCCTAAATATCAGAAACTGGGAGTGAATATTCTTTTTATCTCCTTATTGGTTATTGTTGTTGGTTCCCTTGCCGGACAGTGGATGGGAATTATGCAAAAATTAGGTTATACTGAAAACTTTTGGTTCGGGCACCAAGGATATGAATACGTTGATTTGGGTCGTTTCTGGCAAATATTCCTTTTTGCAGGATTATTTATCTGGCTTGGCTTAATGGCTAGAGCTTTACTTCCAGCACTAAGACAACGTACTGAAAACAGAAATCTTCTAATCATGTTTTTGATCGCCTCATTGGCAATCGCTTCTTTTTACGGAGCTGGATTAATGTGGGGACAACAAACTCACCTAGCTATTGCAGAATACTGGAGATGGTGGGTTGTTCACCTATGGGTTGAGGGCTTTTTTGAGGTATTTGCGACTGTAATTATTGCATTCTTATTTGTTCGAATGAAGTTAATTGGTGCTAAAGTTGCAACCACAACGGTGTTATTCACGACCATTATATTTTTAAGTGGAGGTATTCTTGGAACTTTCCATCATTTATACTTCTCGGGAACACCGGTAGCTGTTTTGGCATTAGGAGCCAGTTTTAGTGCTCTTGAAGTTGTACCTCTTGTTTTCATGGGTTTTGAGGCTTACCATAACATCAAGCTTACTCGTTCAGGGAATTGGATAGATGCTTACAAATGGCCAATCTATTGTTTCGTGGCAGTAGCCTTTTGGAATTTTCTGGGAGCAGGAATCTTTGGATTCTTAATTAATCCTCCCGTTGCATTGTACTACATGCAAGGATTGAACACAACTGCGGTTCACGGTCACACAGCTCTCTTTGGAGTTTATGGATTTCTGGGAATTGGTTTGATGTTGTTCGTATTGCGTGACATGGATTTGACTGTGAAATGGAAAGAAGGGCCAATTAAATTTGCCTTCTGGGCGATTAATATTGGTCTCCTGCTAATGGTTTTGATTAGTGTGTTACCAATAGGATTGGCACAAACATGGGCAAGTGTAGAAGTCGGTTTGTGGTATGCACGTTCGGCAGAATTCATGCAACAAGATTATATGTCTACACTAAAATGGATGCGGGTTTTTGGTGATACCATATTTGCCGCGGGTATGTTTGCTTTGGCTTATCATATCTTTGGATTAAAATTTGGTTGGACAATAGAAAAGAAAAAATAA
- the ric gene encoding iron-sulfur cluster repair di-iron protein, with protein sequence MISQETHVGDIVRSHFQTVKIFDDHQIDFCCGGKQSVREACEKQSLDPNEVIEKLEAAIKSPADAPEFDKMPLGELIQYIKENHHSYVREQIPMISKFLNKIEEVHGSKHPEIEMINLHFKESAKQLSVHMDKEETELFPFIEKLVKLTSGELFDSLSVEISAEETIYSLIQEHEKEGDRFEEISRLTLGYQPPQGACNTFRAAYQNLQAFEKDLHRHVHLENNILFPKAIILEQDIRKNN encoded by the coding sequence ATGATTAGTCAGGAAACACATGTTGGAGATATTGTGAGAAGTCATTTTCAAACAGTTAAGATATTTGATGATCATCAGATCGATTTTTGCTGCGGGGGAAAACAGAGTGTACGTGAGGCATGTGAGAAACAATCTCTTGATCCAAATGAAGTAATTGAAAAGCTGGAAGCAGCAATTAAAAGCCCAGCAGATGCACCCGAATTCGATAAAATGCCACTTGGAGAGTTGATTCAATACATTAAAGAGAATCATCATTCCTATGTTCGCGAACAAATACCAATGATTTCTAAATTTCTGAACAAAATTGAAGAAGTTCACGGAAGTAAACACCCTGAAATTGAAATGATAAATTTGCATTTTAAAGAATCAGCGAAACAATTAAGCGTGCACATGGATAAAGAGGAAACTGAACTATTTCCATTCATTGAAAAATTAGTGAAATTAACATCAGGCGAGCTTTTTGATTCCTTATCAGTAGAGATTAGTGCAGAAGAAACAATTTATTCATTAATACAGGAGCATGAGAAGGAAGGAGATCGATTCGAAGAAATTTCGCGATTAACACTTGGCTATCAACCGCCACAAGGAGCCTGTAATACATTTCGTGCGGCTTACCAAAACTTGCAGGCTTTTGAAAAAGATTTGCACAGACATGTTCATTTGGAAAATAACATCCTATTTCCAAAGGCAATTATATTAGAACAGGATATCAGGAAAAATAATTAA
- a CDS encoding RrF2 family transcriptional regulator: MLSKTAEYAIRALVYIQLQNWEGKRPGFKEIAKNIESPEHFTAKILQILTRFELIKSFKGRNGGFFFDQDSEELQLHRIIVAIDGEKSFTRCSFGLKSCDENNKCPLHDDFSELRNNYAALVKEKTIQTLAKKILNGEAVLTQKVN, from the coding sequence ATGCTCTCAAAAACTGCTGAATATGCTATTCGTGCATTGGTTTACATCCAATTGCAAAACTGGGAAGGAAAACGTCCAGGCTTTAAAGAAATAGCTAAAAATATTGAATCTCCAGAACACTTTACGGCTAAAATACTGCAGATACTAACGCGTTTCGAACTTATTAAAAGTTTTAAAGGTAGAAATGGCGGATTTTTCTTCGATCAGGATAGCGAGGAATTACAATTGCATCGAATTATTGTTGCAATTGATGGTGAAAAATCGTTTACACGATGCAGTTTTGGTTTGAAAAGTTGTGATGAGAATAATAAATGTCCGTTACACGATGATTTTTCGGAGCTAAGAAATAATTACGCGGCTCTTGTTAAAGAAAAAACAATTCAAACTCTGGCAAAAAAGATTCTTAATGGAGAAGCAGTTTTAACACAGAAAGTTAATTAA
- a CDS encoding sulfite exporter TauE/SafE family protein, whose protein sequence is MDYLLFGISFVAAFIFALGGVGAAIILIPAMVSLGIPISAAKPIGLFYNTVSLTGASISNIKNKRLDFRLGIPLIIFSFIFAAVGAYASKFIPNRQIVILFICFLIFSGLMFLFFKSKGLGNYREDRPIIKLSLIGAIAGLLSGVLGIGGGGIISPLMLMLGFNPKKTAAITAFVVPFSAFSAFLTYWSMGAINWSILAVVSVGGIGGATLGTIFMQKKLNPSLVKKILAVILLLMAAKMSLKLF, encoded by the coding sequence ATGGATTATCTGTTGTTTGGGATTTCTTTTGTTGCGGCATTTATTTTTGCTTTGGGTGGTGTTGGAGCGGCTATTATATTAATTCCGGCGATGGTATCGCTTGGAATTCCTATATCAGCAGCAAAACCAATCGGATTGTTTTATAATACGGTTAGTCTAACAGGGGCAAGTATTTCGAATATAAAAAATAAACGTTTAGATTTTAGATTGGGGATACCTCTGATCATTTTCTCATTCATTTTTGCTGCGGTTGGTGCTTATGCAAGCAAGTTTATTCCAAATCGTCAAATCGTAATATTATTTATCTGTTTCCTGATATTTTCGGGTCTTATGTTTTTGTTCTTCAAATCAAAAGGCTTGGGTAATTATAGGGAAGACAGACCAATAATTAAGCTTTCGTTAATAGGAGCTATTGCTGGTTTGCTGTCTGGGGTATTGGGTATTGGCGGAGGAGGCATTATTTCTCCATTAATGCTCATGCTTGGTTTTAACCCGAAAAAAACAGCGGCCATAACAGCATTTGTAGTTCCTTTTTCTGCCTTTTCTGCTTTTTTAACTTATTGGTCAATGGGTGCAATAAACTGGTCAATACTTGCTGTTGTATCTGTTGGAGGAATAGGAGGAGCAACTTTGGGAACCATTTTTATGCAAAAGAAATTAAATCCTAGTTTGGTAAAAAAGATTCTTGCAGTTATTCTGTTATTAATGGCTGCTAAAATGTCTTTGAAATTATTCTAA
- a CDS encoding FmdE family protein, whose protein sequence is MKNIIVEIPEWAYEFHGHKCPAMPIGYRAGLTAMAKLGVEKASNKELYLICENGPAHAAACFLDGVMSSTGCTYGKGNVEKLNYGKNAITLVDLKTKKAVRVSMRPEFFEKALNSEFVQLRKQNVHPNDIKPEILTPLIENVKKADENMIFTVSEIFENNVQLPKGTFDWHNCSKCNEIVFDNASKIIDGKVMCQPCAAKII, encoded by the coding sequence ATGAAAAATATAATCGTAGAAATTCCCGAATGGGCTTATGAATTTCATGGACATAAATGTCCGGCAATGCCAATAGGATATCGCGCAGGTTTAACGGCAATGGCAAAACTTGGAGTTGAAAAGGCGAGTAATAAAGAACTTTATTTAATTTGTGAAAATGGACCAGCACATGCTGCGGCTTGCTTTCTAGATGGTGTAATGTCATCTACCGGATGTACTTACGGAAAGGGCAATGTTGAAAAGCTAAACTATGGTAAAAATGCAATTACTTTAGTTGATTTAAAAACTAAAAAGGCGGTTAGGGTTTCCATGAGGCCTGAGTTTTTCGAAAAAGCACTAAACTCGGAATTTGTGCAGTTGCGCAAACAAAATGTGCATCCAAATGATATTAAACCAGAGATACTTACTCCACTCATTGAAAATGTAAAAAAAGCAGATGAAAATATGATTTTTACAGTGAGTGAAATTTTCGAAAATAATGTACAATTACCAAAAGGGACTTTTGATTGGCACAATTGTTCTAAGTGTAACGAAATTGTGTTCGACAATGCCTCTAAAATTATTGATGGTAAAGTGATGTGTCAGCCTTGTGCGGCAAAAATAATTTAA
- a CDS encoding ArsR/SmtB family transcription factor — translation MTIKKIMTEEQQKVARYAKAMGHPVRMYVLELLSKQSCCYSGDLSDELPIAKSTLSQHLKELKDAGLIQGEIESPRIKYCINKENWKEAQQLFKQFLGL, via the coding sequence ATGACAATCAAAAAAATCATGACAGAAGAACAGCAAAAAGTTGCGCGCTATGCTAAAGCAATGGGGCATCCCGTGAGAATGTATGTTTTGGAATTGCTTTCAAAACAAAGCTGCTGTTACAGTGGAGATTTAAGTGATGAGCTTCCGATAGCAAAATCTACTTTGTCTCAGCATCTTAAAGAGTTGAAAGATGCAGGATTGATTCAGGGTGAGATTGAATCGCCACGAATTAAGTATTGTATCAATAAAGAAAACTGGAAAGAAGCACAACAGCTTTTTAAACAATTTTTAGGACTTTAA